One Punica granatum isolate Tunisia-2019 chromosome 3, ASM765513v2, whole genome shotgun sequence genomic window carries:
- the LOC116200292 gene encoding cell division control protein 48 homolog C-like encodes MPGRFHAILRRRLQSCKNNYSTVEEIVEHLLSTYPDYSRQRLQPFTVNVRKALESSPPPPSPASKKQKHQNQLQQRHQSPPRRSIFRDESEDEKEEELGRGNCSRKKSKKASEGEQRLQRMEVSHFKRNQQKRNQDTASSTDSSDDDEDDEESEEDGAVSTSEDAIYGQKVEPEFDLMKSVLRANYSRSKLAREEEKAPKEKNIELEVVSAKPKRKIDTMNGGGDIKGEAKVRSGLGSVSNGTPVTMEGKEGPRFRDLGGMRDVLEELKMEVIVPLYHPQIPRMLGVRPMAGILLYGPPGCGKTKLAYAIANETGVPFYKISATEVVSGVSGASEENIRDLFTKAHRNAPSIVFIDEIDAIASKRENLQREMERRIVTQLMTCMDESHGPQKSSSDKNGDSGDSDSRPGYVLVIGATNRPDAVDPALRRPGRFDREIVLGVPDESARAEILSVLTSNLKLEGSFDLMKIAKSTPGFVGADLAALANKAGNLAMKRIIDRRKLDFSGNSVDRDHTDEWWRQPWLPEEMEKLSITMADFEDAVKMIQPSSRREGFSAIPNVKWEDVGGLDSLRQAFDRYIVRRIKYPEEYEEFGVDLETGFLLFGPPGCGKTLIAKAVANEAGANFIHIKGPELLNKYVGESELAVRTLFSRARTCSPCILFFDEVDALTKQRGSEGGWVVERLLNQLLIELDGSDHRRGVFVIGATNRIEVIDSALLRPGRFGKLHYVRLPSQEERALILKALGRKKPLDPDVDLNCIAQMEACENLSGADLAALMNEAAMVALEEKLTPSGGSSDPWTIKTRHFEQALSKISPSVSKMDIQIYEGLAKELKAE; translated from the exons ATGCCGGGGCGATTCCACGCCATCCTCCGCCGCCGCCTGCAGTCCTGCAAGAATAACTACTCCACCGTGGAGGAGATTGTGGAGCATCTCCTCTCGACATACCCTGACTATAGCCGCCAACGGCTGCAGCCCTTCACTGTTAACGTCCGGAAGGCATTAGAATCGTCACCGCCGCCGCCCTCGCCGGCCAGCAAGAAGCAGAAGCACCAGAATCAACTGCAGCAACGGCACCAGTCTCCTCCGCGACGGTCGATTTTCCGAGACGAGAGCGAGGacgagaaggaggaggagctcGGTAGAGGGAACTGTAGCAGAAAGAAGTCGAAGAAGGCCAGCGAGGGCGAGCAGCGATTGCAGAGGATGGAGGTGTCGCACTTCAAAAGGAATCAACAAAAGAGGAATCAGGATACAGCGTCGTCGACGGATTCCAGTGacgatgatgaggatgatgaaGAGAGTGAAGAGGATGGGGCTGTATCGACATCCGAGGATGCGATTTACGGGCAGAAAGTCGAGCCGGAGTTCGACCTGATGAAGTCTGTGCTGCGAGCGAACTACAGCAGGTCGAAATTAGCgagagaagaggagaaggcTCCGAAGGAGAAGAACATTGAATTGGAGGTCGTTAGCGCTAAGCCTAAGAGGAAGATCGATACGATGAATGGCGGCGGTGACATTAAGGGCGAAGCAAAAGTGAGGAGCGGCCTCGGCTCTGTTTCAAACGGGACTCCCGTAACAATGGAAGGGAAAGAGGGGCCGAGGTTTCGGGATTTAGGGGGGATGAGGGATGTGTTGGAGGAGCTGAAGATGGAGGTGATCGTGCCGCTGTATCATCCACAGATCCCGAGGATGCTCGGTGTGAGGCCAATGGCAGGGATATTGTTGTACGGTCCCCCGGGTTGTGGGAAGACCAAGTTAGCCTATGCTATAGCTAATGAGACCGGTGTCCCCTTCTACAAGATTTCCGCTACTGAGGTTGTCTCCGGCGTCTCAG GTGCATCGGAGGAGAATATCCGAGACCTCTTTACGAAAGCACATAGAAATGCACCATCGATTGTGTTTATAGATGAGATCGACGCTATTGCTTCTAAACGGGAAAATCTACAGAGAGAGATGGAGCGTCGAATCGTGACACAGTTAATGACCTGCATGGATGAATCTCATGGACCGCAGAAATCATCATCCGATAAAAATGGAGATTCGGGGGACTCTGATTCCAGGCCTGGCTATGTTCTCGTAATTGGTGCTACCAATAGGCCCGATGCAGTTGACCCTGCTTTGAGGAGACCTGGCCGATTCGATCGTGAGATTGTCTTAGGCGTTCCTGATGAGAGTGCAAGAGCCGAGATTCTTTCTGTGCTAACGAGCAACCTAAAACTCGAGGGTTCCTTTGATCTTATGAAGATAGCAAAGTCTACACCAGGGTTTGTTGGAGCTGATCTGGCAGCTCTCGCTAATAAGGCTGGGAACCTTGCTATGAAGAGAATTATTGATCGAAGAAAGTTAGACTTCTCTGGAAATTCCGTAGACCGAGATCACACAGATGAATGGTGGCGACAGCCATGGTTGCCTGAAGAGATGGAAAAGCTTTCCATCACCATGGCTGATTTTGAG GACGCAGTAAAAATGATTCAACCATCATCTAGAAGGGAAGGATTTTCTGCAATTCCTAACGTTAAATGGGAAGATGTGGGCGGCCTTGATTCATTGAGGCAGGCATTCGATCGTTATATAGTGAGGCGGATAAAATATCCAGAGGAGTATGAG GAATTCGGGGTGGACTTGGAGACCGGGTTTTTGCTTTTTGGGCCTCCAGGTTGTGGTAAAACACTCATCGCCAAAGCAGTCGCTAATGAGGCGGGAGCTAACTTTATTCATATAAAG GGCCCtgaacttttaaataaatatgttgGAGAAAGTGAGTTGGCAGTTCGTACATTATTTAGTCGGGCTAGGACATGCTCGCCATGTATTCTTTTCTTCGACGAG GTAGATGCACTTACAAAGCAGCGTGGTTCAGAGGGTGGATGGGTCGTTGAACGACTATTGAACCAG TTACTTATAGAATTAGATGGTTCAGATCATCGACGAGGCGTGTTTGTCATTGGTGCCACTAATAG AATTGAGGTGATAGATAGTGCTCTTTTACGACCTGGGAGATTTGGGAAGCTTCATTACGTTCGTTTGCCCAGCCAAGAAGAACGTGCCTTGATCTTGAAGGCTCTTGGCAGGAAGAAACCTCTAGATCCTGATGTTGATTTGAATTGCATTGCTCAAATGGAAGCATGCGAGAATCTTAGTGGTGCTGATCTTGCTGCATTG ATGAATGAAGCTGCAATGGTTGCTCTCGAAGAGAAGCTGACACCTTCTGGGGGCAGTTCTGATCCGTGGACCATCAAGACAAGACATTTCGAGCAGGCACTGTCTAAGATTTCTCCGTCGGTCTCTAAAATG GACATACAGATCTATGAAGGACTCGCAAAGGAATTAAAGGCAGAATGA
- the LOC116201900 gene encoding universal stress protein A-like protein yields MADQGLPVSGDIAFIGGAQNFCERKVMVAIDESEYSHYALMWALDNLKESLSKAPLVIFMAQPPTQGTYSFAASLSSARMYTVSSTPDFVDSVKENQRKFASALLAKAKEICASRGILAETFTEEGDPRSAICDAVKKLNVTLLVMGERGLGRIKRAFLGSVSNYCINNANCPVLVVKKP; encoded by the exons ATGGCGGATCAGGGGCTCCCGGTGTCGGGAGATATTGCATTCATCGGAGGAGCTCAAAACTTCTGCGAGAGGAAAGTGATGGTGGCGATCGACGAGAGCGAGTACAGCCACTACGCCCTCATGTGGGCCCTCGACAACCTCAAGGAATCGTTGTCCAAGGCTCCCCTCGTGATCTTCATGGCCCAGCCTCCCACCCAGGGCACCTACTCCTTCGCCGCCTCCCTCAGTTCTGCTCGCATGTACACTGTTTCATCCA CTCCAGACTTTGTCGACTCTGTCAAAGAAAACCAAAGGAAGTTTGCGTCTGCTCTCTTGGCAAAGGCAAAGGAAATTTGCGCCAGTCGAGGG ATATTAGCAGAGACGTTTACAGAAGAAGGGGATCCTCGATCAGCAATATGCGATGCAGTTAAGAAGCTGAACGTAACTCTCCTGGTAATGGGTGAGCGTGGGCTCGGAAGAATCAAAAG GGCATTCCTTGGAAGTGTAAGCAACTACTGTATTAATAATGCGAATTGCCCTGTTCTTGTTGTGAAGAAACCATAA
- the LOC116201899 gene encoding endonuclease 2: protein MEHSRVVTAALVLASVLCLFPVSHGWGEDGHFTICKIAQSRLSDTAAEAVKELLPESDGDLASVCSWADRVRFRYHWSAPLHYINTPDVCGYQYSRDCKDEDGKEGRCVAGAINNYTTQLLDYTGSSSRSDHNLTEALKFLSHFMGDIHQPLHVGFASDKGANTIDVHWYTRKQVLHHVWDANIIETAEERYYNEDVEGLIDAIQQNISSEWADEIKAWETCSKNQTTCPDIYASEGIKAACQWAYKDATEGTVLKDEYFESRLPIVKLRLAQAGVRLAATLNRIFGTSRN from the exons ATGGAGCATAGCAGGGTTGTGACAGCAGCCCTTGTTCTCGCCTCAGTTCTGTGCCTATTTCCAGTTTCCCATGGTTGGGGCGAGGACGGGCATTTCACCATTTGTAAGATCGCTCAG TCTCGGTTGAGTGATACCGCAGCCGAGGCAGTGAAGGAGCTGCTGCCCGAGTCGGATGGGGATTTGGCGAGTGTGTGCTCGTGGGCAGACCGAGTCAGGTTCAGGTACCACTGGTCTGCTCCTCTTCACTACATCAACACCCCCGACGTCTGTGGGTATCAGTACAGCA GGGATTGCAAGGATGAGGATGGAAAGGAGGGAAGGTGTGTTGCCGGTGCCATTAACAATTACACCACCCAACTTCTCGACTATACTGGCTCTTCTTCCCGATCCGACC ATAACCTCACGGAGGCCCTCAAGTTCCTATCCCATTTCATGGGAGACATCCATCAG CCTTTACACGTGGGATTTGCTTCGGACAAGGGGGCCAATACGATCGATGTCCATTGGTACACGAGAAAGCAAGTCCTCCACCAT GTATGGGACGCCAATATAATAGAGACTGCAGAAGAAAGATACTACAATGAAGATGTGGAAGGGCTGATCGATGCCATTCAGCAGAACATTTCG AGCGAGTGGGCCGATGAGATCAAAGCATGGGAAACTTGCAGTAAAAACCAGACAACTTGCCCTGACAT CTATGCATCGGAAGGAATTAAAGCAGCTTGTCAGTGGGCGTACAAAGATGCAACTGAAGGAACTGTACTGAAAG ATGAATATTTCGAGTCCCGTCTACCTATTGTCAAGCTCCGGTTAGCTCAGGCCGGAGTTAGACTTGCAGCCACTTTGAACCGGATTTTCGGAACATCACGTAACTAA
- the LOC116201468 gene encoding succinate dehydrogenase subunit 3-1, mitochondrial-like, whose protein sequence is MSSLLQSFLDPKKNTSAAQHVKAALSRRFRSYGVRCDEVESKEVVNRLQREMASKSRYLPEPPQARQTPFGSSLLAHVKKRAGQIPVFHQARFFSSVAAEQMHGSPNDSKKNIFRPLSPHLPVYKPQLSSTLSITHRITGAFLSAVILSFHLLYLKMGPICLSFENFYQFLFYSSKLTLVTLELSALAFAYHLWNGIRHLRQDFGGIRGKRLK, encoded by the exons atgtCGTCGTTGTTGCAGTCATTTCTCGATCCGAAGAAGAACACCTCCGCTGCTCAGCACGTGAAGGCCGCCCTCTCCAGGCGCTTCCGCAGCTACG GAGTTAGATGTGATGAGGTAGAGTCCAAAGAGGTGGTCAATAGGCTGCAGAGAGAGATGGCGTCGAAATCCCGTTACCTTCCTGAACCCCCACAG GCTAGGCAAACTCCATTCGGAAGCTCTCTGCTTGCTCAT GTAAAGAAGCGAGCAGGACAAATTCCTGTCTTCCATCAGGCTCGCTTTTTCTCTTCAGTGGCAGCAGAACAGATGCATGGCAGTCCAAATGATAGTAAAAAGAATATCTTTAGGCCGCTGTCTCCTCATCTTCCGGTCTATAAGCCACAGCTTTCTTCGACGCTCTCGATTACCCATAGGATCACCGGGGCGTTCCTGTCCGCTGTTATTTTGTCCTTCCATCTCCTCTATCTGAAAATGGGTCCGATCTGCCTCTCCTTCGAGAACTTTTACCAGTTCTTGTTCTACTCATCGAAGCTCACCCTGGTCACCCTTGAGCTTTCTGCCTTAGCCTTTGCCTATCATCTGTGGAATGGGATCCGTCATTTGCGGCAGGATTTTGGGGGAATTAGAGGTAAAAGATTGAAGTGA